A stretch of the Tardiphaga sp. 709 genome encodes the following:
- a CDS encoding lysylphosphatidylglycerol synthase domain-containing protein, whose protein sequence is MLEAIRRAISFLREKQILHKLGVLISVAVIGVACYMLYHKLRNIDAAAVFRAMKETEPRLIMLSALSVAAGYFTLTFYDWFAVRTIGRRDVPYRINALAAFTSYSIGHNVGASVFTGGAVRYRIYSAWDLSAVDVAKIVFLAGLTFWLGNLAVLGMGIAYHPEAASAINQVPPWMNRILAYIILAGLVGYVVWVWMKPRSVGRGPWSVVLPGGPLTLLQITIGIIDLGFCALAMYMLVPAEPDVGFVVVAVVFVSATLLGFASHSPGGLGVFDAAMLVGLEMMDQEKLLAGMLLFRVLYYLAPFFISVMLLTLRELIIGSRSKKLQAVAADAKPGVGHPLKEHGRSGA, encoded by the coding sequence ATGCTGGAAGCAATACGCAGGGCGATCTCGTTTCTGCGCGAGAAGCAAATCCTGCACAAGCTCGGTGTCTTGATCAGCGTCGCGGTGATCGGCGTCGCCTGCTACATGCTGTATCACAAGCTGCGGAACATCGACGCTGCCGCCGTTTTCCGGGCGATGAAAGAGACCGAGCCGCGGCTGATCATGCTGTCCGCGCTGTCGGTTGCCGCCGGTTATTTCACGCTGACATTCTATGATTGGTTTGCGGTGCGCACGATCGGTCGCCGCGACGTGCCGTACCGGATCAACGCGCTGGCCGCTTTCACCAGCTATTCGATCGGCCACAATGTCGGCGCCAGCGTCTTCACCGGCGGCGCGGTGCGCTATCGCATCTATTCGGCCTGGGATCTTAGCGCCGTCGATGTCGCCAAGATCGTCTTTCTCGCCGGCCTCACCTTCTGGCTCGGCAATCTCGCGGTGCTCGGTATGGGCATCGCCTATCACCCGGAAGCGGCTAGCGCGATCAACCAGGTGCCGCCATGGATGAACCGTATCCTGGCCTACATCATCCTCGCCGGCCTCGTCGGCTATGTGGTCTGGGTCTGGATGAAGCCCCGCAGCGTCGGCCGTGGCCCCTGGTCGGTGGTACTGCCTGGCGGTCCGCTGACCCTGCTGCAGATCACCATCGGCATCATCGATCTCGGCTTCTGTGCGCTCGCGATGTACATGCTGGTGCCCGCCGAGCCTGACGTCGGTTTCGTTGTGGTGGCGGTGGTGTTCGTCTCGGCCACCTTGCTGGGTTTCGCCAGCCATTCGCCCGGCGGTCTTGGCGTGTTCGATGCCGCCATGCTGGTTGGCCTCGAAATGATGGATCAGGAAAAGCTGCTGGCTGGCATGCTGCTGTTCAGGGTGCTTTATTACCTCGCGCCGTTCTTTATATCAGTCATGTTACTGACGCTTCGCGAGCTTATTATCGGTTCGCGATCGAAAAAGCTGCAGGCGGTCGCGGCGGACGCCAAGCCCGGCGTTGGCCACCCGCTCAAGGAACATGGTCGCTCCGGCGCCTGA
- a CDS encoding ATP-binding protein: MAIEASPSTMFSPWPDRLRHSAIILLAAGLALAALVFFGELSPLRAGIVFVCIAGAALVPWRLHDVVTARDEALAANPVEAPAVRAIIAGIPDPAVLLDRAGRVIHLNAAAAQLAPALRKNELAQFALRSPEIITALRESIATTEPRRATYLDHVPVDRWMELMITPVPVPTAFGGTDTCMLMTFHDQTPLRRVEEMRADFVANASHELRTPLAALSGFIDTLQGPAKDDAKARERFLGIMHAQATRMARLIDDLLSLSRVELSAHVRPDTLVDILPIIRQVGDGLEPLANERNVRIEMALPETPVSIAGDREELLRLFENLIENALKYGASGGKVDVSLTTESTAEGVPEIRVAVRDYGPGIAPEHLPRLTERFYRVDVGDSRAQGGTGLGLSLVKHILNRHRGRLLIESVPKNGATFTAAFPQVKTLPAPPASAAS, translated from the coding sequence ATGGCCATTGAAGCTTCTCCATCGACCATGTTTTCGCCGTGGCCGGACCGGCTGCGGCATTCGGCGATCATCCTGCTGGCCGCCGGCCTGGCGCTGGCCGCATTGGTGTTTTTCGGCGAGTTGTCGCCGCTGCGCGCGGGCATCGTGTTCGTCTGCATCGCCGGCGCGGCGCTGGTGCCGTGGCGGCTGCATGACGTGGTGACGGCGCGCGACGAGGCGCTGGCCGCCAATCCTGTCGAGGCGCCCGCGGTGCGTGCTATCATTGCCGGCATTCCCGATCCCGCCGTGCTGCTCGACCGCGCCGGCCGCGTCATCCATCTCAATGCCGCAGCGGCGCAGCTCGCGCCGGCACTCCGCAAGAACGAACTGGCGCAATTCGCGCTGCGCTCGCCGGAGATCATCACCGCCTTGCGCGAGTCCATCGCCACCACCGAGCCGCGTCGCGCGACCTATCTCGATCACGTTCCGGTCGATCGCTGGATGGAATTGATGATCACGCCGGTGCCGGTTCCGACCGCCTTTGGCGGCACCGACACCTGCATGCTGATGACGTTCCACGACCAGACGCCGCTGCGCCGTGTCGAGGAAATGCGTGCCGATTTCGTCGCCAATGCCAGCCACGAGCTGCGCACGCCGCTGGCGGCGCTGTCCGGCTTCATCGATACGTTGCAGGGACCGGCCAAGGACGACGCCAAGGCGCGCGAGCGCTTTCTCGGCATCATGCATGCGCAGGCGACCCGCATGGCACGGCTAATCGACGATCTGCTGTCGCTGTCGCGCGTCGAGCTGTCGGCGCATGTGCGGCCGGATACGCTGGTGGATATTCTCCCCATTATCCGTCAGGTCGGCGATGGGCTGGAGCCGCTCGCCAACGAGCGCAACGTCAGGATCGAAATGGCGCTGCCGGAGACGCCGGTGTCCATCGCCGGCGATCGCGAGGAATTGTTGAGGCTGTTCGAGAACCTGATCGAGAACGCGCTGAAATACGGCGCATCCGGCGGCAAGGTCGACGTGTCGTTGACCACGGAGTCGACTGCGGAAGGTGTGCCGGAAATCCGCGTCGCCGTGCGGGACTATGGCCCGGGCATCGCCCCCGAGCATCTGCCGCGCCTGACCGAACGCTTCTACCGGGTCGATGTCGGCGACAGCCGCGCACAGGGCGGTACGGGCCTTGGCCTCTCGCTGGTGAAGCACATCCTGAACCGGCACCGCGGCCGGCTGCTGATCGAAAGCGTGCCGAAGAACGGCGCGACTTTTACCGCCGCCTTTCCACAGGTGAAGACGCTGCCGGCGCCTCCCGCCTCCGCGGCATCCTGA